A single region of the Leptodactylus fuscus isolate aLepFus1 chromosome 5, aLepFus1.hap2, whole genome shotgun sequence genome encodes:
- the TMPO gene encoding thymopoietin isoform X3: MSEYLEDPSVLTKEKLKNELIANKIELPSGDQRKDVYVQLYRQHLTARNRATPDFSSDEEKESTPVRGRGRPPGRKATKKTDKPAAEGKNEQDIPSLSNDALREELLKYGMKPGPIQGSTRRVYELKLLKLKEQQDVPPVTPPVAVLSTADNKQNGNTDSGQYSDNDKPRTDLTFEPREPLRGKPKAQVTSRSKRLEQNETISGDAVSELPKLLESEKGGRLQAVSKESTKVVRRTPRKRVVAAEPSDDTDITEAASLTETVLASSNQTLIIEKSLLEEKREERDLLKDMFPYEASTPTGISASCRRPIKGAAGRPFNIKDYKDYKLEESYSSKYISKYQPVVEEKTTKGKSGRSISIWIKLLVLLILAVLAFLVYQAMEPNEGNPFTKWLQGNPNVSKDEN, encoded by the exons ATGTCTGAGTACTTGGAAGACCCCTCAGTTCTCACCAAAGAGAAACTGAAGAACGAACTGATAGCAAACAAGATAGAGCTGCCGAGCGGTGACCAGCGCAAGGACGTGTATGTGCAGCTGTACCGCCAGCACCTGACTGCCCGTAACCGCGCCACTCCGGACTTCTCCAGTGACGAGGAGAAGGAGTCCACACCGGTGCGGGGCAGAGGACGGCCGCCGGGACGG AAAGCGACAAAAAAGACGGATAAACCCGCTGCAGAAGGGAAGAATGAGCAAGACATACCCTCTCTTAGTAATGATGCGCTCAGGGAAGAACTGCTTAAATATGGCATGAAACCAGGTCCTATTCAAG GCAGTACAAGGAGGGTTTATGAGCTAAAGCTTTTAAAACTGAAGGAGCAGCAGGATGTGCCGCCTGTTACACCCCCAGTAGCAGTCTTGTCAACTGCAGATAATAAGCAAAATGGAAATACAGATTCTGGACAATACAGTGACAATGACA AGCCCAGGACAGATCTGACATTTGAGCCCAGAGAGCCATTGAGGGGTAAACCAAAGGCTCAAGTAACCTCTCGATCTAAAAGACTGGAACAAAATGAG ACTATTTCTGGTGATGCGGTTTCTGAGCTTCCAAAGCTGTTGGAGTCTGAAAAAGGTGGTCGGCTGCAGGCTGTTTCTAAAGAGTCAACAAAAGTAGTAAGAAGAACTCCAAGGAAGAGG GTGGTAGCTGCAGAGCCTAGTGATGATACAGATATCACAGAAGCTGCATCACTAACCGAAACTGTATTGGCTTCAAGCAACCAAACTCTA atTATAGAAAAATCATTACTGGAAGAAAAACGAGAAGAAAGAGATCTTTTGAAAGATATGTTTCCATATGAAGCTTCAACACCTACAGGAATAag TGCAAGTTGTCGCAGGCCAATAAAAGGGGCTGCAGGTCGACCTTTTAATATCAAAGATTACAAGGATTACAAATTGGAGGAGAGTTATTCGTCTAAATATATCTCAAAGTACCAACCAGTGGTAGAAGAGAAGACTACAAAAGGGAAAAGTGGACGATCCATTTCCATCTGGATAAAGCTACTTGTTCTTCTCATTTTGGCTGTTCTTGCATTCTTGGTTTACCAAGCTATGGAACCCAATGAAGGGAACCCTTTTACAAAATGGCTCCAGGGCAACCCAAATGTCAGCAAAGATGAAAACTGA
- the TMPO gene encoding thymopoietin isoform X1 — protein sequence MSEYLEDPSVLTKEKLKNELIANKIELPSGDQRKDVYVQLYRQHLTARNRATPDFSSDEEKESTPVRGRGRPPGRKATKKTDKPAAEGKNEQDIPSLSNDALREELLKYGMKPGPIQGSTRRVYELKLLKLKEQQDVPPVTPPVAVLSTADNKQNGNTDSGQYSDNDKPRTDLTFEPREPLRGKPKAQVTSRSKRLEQNETISGDAVSELPKLLESEKGGRLQAVSKESTKVVRRTPRKRVVAAEPSDDTDITEAASLTETVLASSNQTLANAGFSQYESRQVDYQVIENFKHANALRSVSEFTDLSRRTPKKQLISEKIIEKSLLEEKREERDLLKDMFPYEASTPTGISASCRRPIKGAAGRPFNIKDYKDYKLEESYSSKYISKYQPVVEEKTTKGKSGRSISIWIKLLVLLILAVLAFLVYQAMEPNEGNPFTKWLQGNPNVSKDEN from the exons ATGTCTGAGTACTTGGAAGACCCCTCAGTTCTCACCAAAGAGAAACTGAAGAACGAACTGATAGCAAACAAGATAGAGCTGCCGAGCGGTGACCAGCGCAAGGACGTGTATGTGCAGCTGTACCGCCAGCACCTGACTGCCCGTAACCGCGCCACTCCGGACTTCTCCAGTGACGAGGAGAAGGAGTCCACACCGGTGCGGGGCAGAGGACGGCCGCCGGGACGG AAAGCGACAAAAAAGACGGATAAACCCGCTGCAGAAGGGAAGAATGAGCAAGACATACCCTCTCTTAGTAATGATGCGCTCAGGGAAGAACTGCTTAAATATGGCATGAAACCAGGTCCTATTCAAG GCAGTACAAGGAGGGTTTATGAGCTAAAGCTTTTAAAACTGAAGGAGCAGCAGGATGTGCCGCCTGTTACACCCCCAGTAGCAGTCTTGTCAACTGCAGATAATAAGCAAAATGGAAATACAGATTCTGGACAATACAGTGACAATGACA AGCCCAGGACAGATCTGACATTTGAGCCCAGAGAGCCATTGAGGGGTAAACCAAAGGCTCAAGTAACCTCTCGATCTAAAAGACTGGAACAAAATGAG ACTATTTCTGGTGATGCGGTTTCTGAGCTTCCAAAGCTGTTGGAGTCTGAAAAAGGTGGTCGGCTGCAGGCTGTTTCTAAAGAGTCAACAAAAGTAGTAAGAAGAACTCCAAGGAAGAGG GTGGTAGCTGCAGAGCCTAGTGATGATACAGATATCACAGAAGCTGCATCACTAACCGAAACTGTATTGGCTTCAAGCAACCAAACTCTA GCTAATGCAGGATTCTCTCAATATGAATCCCGCCAGGTTGATTATCAGGTGATTGAGAATTTCAAGCATGCAAACGCGTTGCGATCAGTCAGTGAGTTCACAGATTTGTCAAGAAGGACCCCaaagaaacagctgatcagtgaaaaA atTATAGAAAAATCATTACTGGAAGAAAAACGAGAAGAAAGAGATCTTTTGAAAGATATGTTTCCATATGAAGCTTCAACACCTACAGGAATAag TGCAAGTTGTCGCAGGCCAATAAAAGGGGCTGCAGGTCGACCTTTTAATATCAAAGATTACAAGGATTACAAATTGGAGGAGAGTTATTCGTCTAAATATATCTCAAAGTACCAACCAGTGGTAGAAGAGAAGACTACAAAAGGGAAAAGTGGACGATCCATTTCCATCTGGATAAAGCTACTTGTTCTTCTCATTTTGGCTGTTCTTGCATTCTTGGTTTACCAAGCTATGGAACCCAATGAAGGGAACCCTTTTACAAAATGGCTCCAGGGCAACCCAAATGTCAGCAAAGATGAAAACTGA
- the TMPO gene encoding thymopoietin isoform X2, whose translation MSEYLEDPSVLTKEKLKNELIANKIELPSGDQRKDVYVQLYRQHLTARNRATPDFSSDEEKESTPVRGRGRPPGRKATKKTDKPAAEGKNEQDIPSLSNDALREELLKYGMKPGPIQGSTRRVYELKLLKLKEQQDVPPVTPPVAVLSTADNKQNGNTDSGQYSDNDKPRTDLTFEPREPLRGKPKAQVTSRSKRLEQNETISGDAVSELPKLLESEKGGRLQAVSKESTKVVRRTPRKRVVAAEPSDDTDITEAASLTETVLASSNQTLVDYQVIENFKHANALRSVSEFTDLSRRTPKKQLISEKIIEKSLLEEKREERDLLKDMFPYEASTPTGISASCRRPIKGAAGRPFNIKDYKDYKLEESYSSKYISKYQPVVEEKTTKGKSGRSISIWIKLLVLLILAVLAFLVYQAMEPNEGNPFTKWLQGNPNVSKDEN comes from the exons ATGTCTGAGTACTTGGAAGACCCCTCAGTTCTCACCAAAGAGAAACTGAAGAACGAACTGATAGCAAACAAGATAGAGCTGCCGAGCGGTGACCAGCGCAAGGACGTGTATGTGCAGCTGTACCGCCAGCACCTGACTGCCCGTAACCGCGCCACTCCGGACTTCTCCAGTGACGAGGAGAAGGAGTCCACACCGGTGCGGGGCAGAGGACGGCCGCCGGGACGG AAAGCGACAAAAAAGACGGATAAACCCGCTGCAGAAGGGAAGAATGAGCAAGACATACCCTCTCTTAGTAATGATGCGCTCAGGGAAGAACTGCTTAAATATGGCATGAAACCAGGTCCTATTCAAG GCAGTACAAGGAGGGTTTATGAGCTAAAGCTTTTAAAACTGAAGGAGCAGCAGGATGTGCCGCCTGTTACACCCCCAGTAGCAGTCTTGTCAACTGCAGATAATAAGCAAAATGGAAATACAGATTCTGGACAATACAGTGACAATGACA AGCCCAGGACAGATCTGACATTTGAGCCCAGAGAGCCATTGAGGGGTAAACCAAAGGCTCAAGTAACCTCTCGATCTAAAAGACTGGAACAAAATGAG ACTATTTCTGGTGATGCGGTTTCTGAGCTTCCAAAGCTGTTGGAGTCTGAAAAAGGTGGTCGGCTGCAGGCTGTTTCTAAAGAGTCAACAAAAGTAGTAAGAAGAACTCCAAGGAAGAGG GTGGTAGCTGCAGAGCCTAGTGATGATACAGATATCACAGAAGCTGCATCACTAACCGAAACTGTATTGGCTTCAAGCAACCAAACTCTA GTTGATTATCAGGTGATTGAGAATTTCAAGCATGCAAACGCGTTGCGATCAGTCAGTGAGTTCACAGATTTGTCAAGAAGGACCCCaaagaaacagctgatcagtgaaaaA atTATAGAAAAATCATTACTGGAAGAAAAACGAGAAGAAAGAGATCTTTTGAAAGATATGTTTCCATATGAAGCTTCAACACCTACAGGAATAag TGCAAGTTGTCGCAGGCCAATAAAAGGGGCTGCAGGTCGACCTTTTAATATCAAAGATTACAAGGATTACAAATTGGAGGAGAGTTATTCGTCTAAATATATCTCAAAGTACCAACCAGTGGTAGAAGAGAAGACTACAAAAGGGAAAAGTGGACGATCCATTTCCATCTGGATAAAGCTACTTGTTCTTCTCATTTTGGCTGTTCTTGCATTCTTGGTTTACCAAGCTATGGAACCCAATGAAGGGAACCCTTTTACAAAATGGCTCCAGGGCAACCCAAATGTCAGCAAAGATGAAAACTGA
- the TMPO gene encoding thymopoietin isoform X4: MSEYLEDPSVLTKEKLKNELIANKIELPSGDQRKDVYVQLYRQHLTARNRATPDFSSDEEKESTPVRGRGRPPGRKATKKTDKPAAEGKNEQDIPSLSNDALREELLKYGMKPGPIQGSTRRVYELKLLKLKEQQDVPPVTPPVAVLSTADNKQNGNTDSGQYSDNDKPRTDLTFEPREPLRGKPKAQVTSRSKRLEQNETAEDAEVFSELNVKRINRLPPKDFLSEIEELSSINLTTISGDAVSELPKLLESEKGGRLQAVSKESTKVVRRTPRKRVVAAEPSDDTDITEAASLTETVLASSNQTLVDYQVIENFKHANALRSVSEFTDLSRRTPKKQLISEKIIEKSLLEEKREERDLLKDMFPYEASTPTGISASCRRPIKGAAGRPFNIKDYKDYKLEESYSSKYISKYQPVVEEKTTKGKSGRSISIWIKLLVLLILAVLAFLVYQAMEPNEGNPFTKWLQGNPNVSKDEN, translated from the exons ATGTCTGAGTACTTGGAAGACCCCTCAGTTCTCACCAAAGAGAAACTGAAGAACGAACTGATAGCAAACAAGATAGAGCTGCCGAGCGGTGACCAGCGCAAGGACGTGTATGTGCAGCTGTACCGCCAGCACCTGACTGCCCGTAACCGCGCCACTCCGGACTTCTCCAGTGACGAGGAGAAGGAGTCCACACCGGTGCGGGGCAGAGGACGGCCGCCGGGACGG AAAGCGACAAAAAAGACGGATAAACCCGCTGCAGAAGGGAAGAATGAGCAAGACATACCCTCTCTTAGTAATGATGCGCTCAGGGAAGAACTGCTTAAATATGGCATGAAACCAGGTCCTATTCAAG GCAGTACAAGGAGGGTTTATGAGCTAAAGCTTTTAAAACTGAAGGAGCAGCAGGATGTGCCGCCTGTTACACCCCCAGTAGCAGTCTTGTCAACTGCAGATAATAAGCAAAATGGAAATACAGATTCTGGACAATACAGTGACAATGACA AGCCCAGGACAGATCTGACATTTGAGCCCAGAGAGCCATTGAGGGGTAAACCAAAGGCTCAAGTAACCTCTCGATCTAAAAGACTGGAACAAAATGAG acagCTGAAGATGCTGAAGTTTTTTCAGAATTAAATGTCAAACGAATTAACAGGCTGCCGCCAAAGGATTTTCTGTCTGAGATTGAGGAATTATCATCCATCAATCTAACT ACTATTTCTGGTGATGCGGTTTCTGAGCTTCCAAAGCTGTTGGAGTCTGAAAAAGGTGGTCGGCTGCAGGCTGTTTCTAAAGAGTCAACAAAAGTAGTAAGAAGAACTCCAAGGAAGAGG GTGGTAGCTGCAGAGCCTAGTGATGATACAGATATCACAGAAGCTGCATCACTAACCGAAACTGTATTGGCTTCAAGCAACCAAACTCTA GTTGATTATCAGGTGATTGAGAATTTCAAGCATGCAAACGCGTTGCGATCAGTCAGTGAGTTCACAGATTTGTCAAGAAGGACCCCaaagaaacagctgatcagtgaaaaA atTATAGAAAAATCATTACTGGAAGAAAAACGAGAAGAAAGAGATCTTTTGAAAGATATGTTTCCATATGAAGCTTCAACACCTACAGGAATAag TGCAAGTTGTCGCAGGCCAATAAAAGGGGCTGCAGGTCGACCTTTTAATATCAAAGATTACAAGGATTACAAATTGGAGGAGAGTTATTCGTCTAAATATATCTCAAAGTACCAACCAGTGGTAGAAGAGAAGACTACAAAAGGGAAAAGTGGACGATCCATTTCCATCTGGATAAAGCTACTTGTTCTTCTCATTTTGGCTGTTCTTGCATTCTTGGTTTACCAAGCTATGGAACCCAATGAAGGGAACCCTTTTACAAAATGGCTCCAGGGCAACCCAAATGTCAGCAAAGATGAAAACTGA